CTCTTCTATGAATAAtacttcaattttttttaatgtaTATTGAGCCTATATTGGATGAGAATCAACTAAAAGAGGTCTGTTTTAACACATTCATAAAAAAGTCATTTTAATTTATATCATATGTACCTGCGTCTAAATTATAGTAAAGCAGTTGTAGAAGAAATTAGTTAAAATACAAGTGATAAAGTGACCAAATGATTTTCAActttttaaatttcattttagaaaaaaaaaaaaaaaaagtctttataacaataataataatgtccatggctttatagcctagtgatgTTATTGTGGTGGGACAAGTCTTAGAAACCTTTAGGTCCTAGGTTTGATTCTCACAACAAGGTTTTTCTCAGATTATTGGATTTTCTTTTGAATTGATGTATCCTAGTGCAGGGGCGGACCTGTAGGCTTAAcgggcgtagcccgggctacggctcaagttTTGACCAGTAgtgtaaaaataaaattttttttcCGATTTTTATACACAGGACACCCCTTTTTTTCCGATTTTTATACACAGGACACCCCTGAACAAGTACGAGAACACCCCTAAAAaattttgggatacccctgagttgaaggtctagttccgccactgtcctagtggagatggatatgaaagttaacataataataataataataataataataataataataataataataataataataataataataataataataataataataataataataataataacaacaacaactattattaatataaaattataaataatgAAAGTTAACATATTTTCTATttgtaaaacatataaaattttAGACAAAAAAGGTTGCACGATTGATACATTGACCCTTTTTGCCTAAATACAACTTGACCAATTAGTCTATCAACCGGCTTGTTCGACCGCTTTTGCATAGTAGTCTCTTAAAGTGGTCCAAGGTTTTGCAAATCCAACGCAGTAAAAGTTTGGATAAGATAAAAGAGTGTTAAACCAGATCACAATATTAACTCCAAAATTTTGTCACGTACAACCTAGATACATTACTTGCGAACACGAGTTGACTTGCATAACTTATTCTAGAATTACACGTTTACAACAAAAAAAGATATAAACGGATACATAACAAATAATTTTAATCGTAAAacttaatgtttttttttttgaaaggctaaCTTCATTAAAAAGCCGAACCCGAAAACCGGGACggacaaacaaaacaaaacttacATAttcacaaatttacaccaatctcCCCACTCAAAACTACCTTTCTTGACCCTATATTTAAACCAATAGAAACTAACTACCATAATCTCACTAAACACTTCTTCAATGCTACTTTTTTTATCGTTAAACCTCAAGTTGTTTCTAGCCTTCCAAAGCATCCAACACGCGGAGAGAACGATACCGTGAATGGCTTTCCGCTCCACCGAACTTCTTATACCGAACTTATGAATCTCGACCAGGTCTTTAAACGAAAAGATAAAAAACCTCGGAATCCTACACCAAAAACTAATCCTCTCCCACACACCCAAAGCAATGGGACAAACCGTGAAAATGTGGGTCACCGAATCCAGGCCTTCATTACAGAATTTACACCCATCGTCAAACAGAAACATACCTCTTTTTTCAAGCGCCTCCACCGTAGGAATCCTATTCATCTCCGCACGCCACGCGAAAATGTTGCACTTCTTTGGAACCCATTTACTCCACTTCATAACGTATCGATTGCTGAAATCACGGCTGGACACTATGGATCGTTTCACCGCTGCCACCGAGAACTCACCCGAACCGGAACCGAGCCATTTCCATCTATCGGACCCAGCCGAAAGTGTGACTGCAGACACAGCCGCCCTAAGCGACTCCCACTCAACCATCTCTTCGATGGAGTCTGGATCGTGTCTCCAGAGCCAAAGACCTCCGCCACCGAGACGATCTAAGACACTACAATTTTTCACCACCTCTAACTTGAAAAGAGCAGGGAATTTTTCTTTTAATGGAATTTTTCTTTTAATGGAATTTTTCTTTTAATGGAACATCGTCAATCCATGGGTCAAGCCAAAAAAGAATACTGTCTCCTTTTCCCACCACTCCCTTGCAAAGGCTCCGCAACGGGACATTGTCGAACAACGGACGTTTCAAGACTGATGCAATGATATTCCAAACCCCCCCGTACACCTTTTTAACTGGGAGAAAATCCCAATCTGACTTACCGTCGTGAAGAGCGCTAATAACCTTAACCCACAAACTGCCTTGCTCGTTCTTGAATCTCCACCCCCATTTAGACAAAAGAGCCGTGTTGATGTCTTTAAGATTCTGAAGACCCAAACCGCCCATATTAACCGGCGAAGCGACCCTTTCCCAAGCTACCCAATGGACTTTCTTCACCTCCGAATTTCCTCCCCAAAGGAATTTTCTGATAAGAGCCTCTAGATCATGAATAACCTTGACGGGGGCTCGATACAGAGAAAAATAATAGCACGGGAGACTTTCTAGCACCGAGCGGATCAGAACGACTCTACCACCAATCGACAGGAGCGAAGCCTTCCAGAGCGCAAGACGCTTTTCAAAAACATCGACCACTGGTTGCCAATTTATCGTCCGATTCATGTTAGCCCCCACACGGAGACCCAGAAATTTAAACGGGAACGAATCCACTTTGCAGCCAATAAATTCCGCCATGCTTTCAACTTCAATCGGCTGCACCCCTACCCCCACCAAATTCGACTTATTTAAATTAATTCTAAGGCCCGAGCACACGTAGAAGCATTTGAGAATTCTAACCAAATTCTTGATATTCTCGGTGTCCCAAACCCCCATTAAAATCGCGTCGTCGGCGTAAAACAAATGAGAAACGATCGGACCCCCGTTTGGGAGAGAAACTCCCTTGAAAACCCCTAAGCTACAAGCTTTATTAACCATGCAAGAAAGAGCTTCCATGACAACGACAAAGAGGAAAGGGGAAATAGGGTCGCCCTGACGCATACCTTTGTGACAATTGAACTCAAAAGTCGGGGATCCATTAACCAGCACCGAAGCCCTGGCTGAAGACAAAATACCCTTAATCCAAGAGCACCACTTGCTAGGGAATCCCATCTGGTCTAACACATCAAGCACGAAGTTCCAGTTAATGTTATCATACGCTTTCTCAAAATCAACCTTGAgaaagaaaacctttttcctcGTCTTTTTGGCCCAGTTCTGAATTTCACTGACGATGAGAGGGCCGTCCAGAATGGACCGACCACCAATGAAAGCAGACTGGGACTTTGCTATAATCGCATCCAACACCCTTTTGAGCCTATTCGCCAGGATCTTCGAAATCACCTTGTTAACTATTCCCACCAAACTGATCGGACGGTAGTCATTTAACCCTATAGGGTCGTTAACTTTGGGAATCAAAGCTATAAAGGAAGAGCCGCACCCCGTGTTAATAATTCCGTTGGAATGAAAATCAGCCATTATACTAACCAAGTCATCTTCAAAGAAATTCCAGAACCGCTTGATGAAACGAAAATTAATGCCGTCTGGACCCGGAGCCTTATCATCGCCACATTCAAATACCGCATTTTTAATTTCTTCCTTACTGAAACGAGCAACCAACATCGATGATTCATCATACGAGATCTTACCTATATCTTCACAAACAAGACGTGGCCGATTGACCCATTCCTCCAcgaattttgatttgaaaaacCTATAGACTTCCTTTTTGATAAGCGACGGTTTAGACACCCAAGAACCATTAACCTCTAACCCGTGAATAGAATTGGAAGCTTTCCTGCAGTTGATCATAGCGTGGAAGAATTTCGAGTTCTCATCTCCGTCCTTGACCCACTTAACTCTCGATCTTTGTCTAAGGTCACTGGTTTTTCGCTCTTCTTCCTCCTTTAAAACTTTTTTACTTTCGATAAGAATCCACTCCTCCTCTTCGGTAAGATTCCTACCCGACAAAATATCCTGAATACCTTCGAAATCCGCCAAGGCAGCCGACACATCTTCCGAATTCTTTTTCAACATCTCATCCCTCCAAACTCTAACATCAGCTATAAGAACGCCCAATTTTTTCATGAGGCGGATGTCCGGAGGACCCGAGACCCCAGGATCCTTCAACAAAGCCGAGACCACCACATCCTTAAAACCCGATTTATCATACCACGAGTCAAACAACCGGAAAGGTTTAGGCCCAAAATTTGCTAACTCAGTCTTCAATATAATCGGGCTATGGTCCGAAAGGAACGACGATACCGCCTCCACACACGCTTCAGGCCAGGAACTAAAGAACCCTGTattaacaaggaatctgtcaaGCTTGCTGAGTTTCCTTCCGTTCAGCGATGAGAAAGTGAATTTTTTCCTCTCATATTATACTCAATAAGCCCCGCATCAAAAATGAAACCGTTAAAGTTGGAGGCACAGAGCGATTTGAAAGAGCAATTCTTTCTCTCCTCCCGATACCTCGCCGCATTGAAATCGCCCGTCAAAACACACAGCCCATTCCAACCCAATACAATCTGAGTAAGCTCGTCCCACAGAGCTTTTTTCGCCACAACACTCTGGGGAGCGTACACATTGATGAAGCTCAGCATCAAACCACTACCTGACAGTTGACCAGTGATCTGAAGGAAATTCCTGTTCTTAACCACACCAGAAAGCCGAAAAATAGACGAGTCCCATATACACAATAAACCCCCAGATAACCCAACAGAATCAACACTCTCGAAACCAAACGACCTGCTACCCCAGAATCCCGCAACCACATCCGCATTGACAGAAGAAACTTTCGTCTCTTGAAAAGCCATAAAAGAGATCCCGTGTTTGGATTTCAAATTCTTAACCCATCTTTGTTTTTCCATACCCCCGATCCCACGAACATTAAGCGATAAGAAATTCATGACTCCACCACATTAATACCTGAGGAACCCATGACTTTACTGGCCTGCTCCAGCATCTGACCGAATTCAACTCCCAACTGAACACCGATATTGATGGTGTCTTCAACCTCTTTCTCCGCTGCATTACCTGAAACCCGTATCTCCTCATTCAATCCCTTGCTTTGGCACCCCGGAGCTAGCGAATCGTCTGCCAAAGTGTCCGAAGACTGAGCCTGAGAGTTAAGATCCAAGGGAGAGCGATTCAATGTAGAGGTAAATCCCACAAAACCAAAACTAGGGGTATCGTCATCAGCTAGGGCCCTAGACCTTTTCTTGGGTCTTGAATCCACCGGTGGGCTAATATTCAGCGATTGGGCTTGAGGTCTCGAAGCTCTATCTCCCAACTTATGTCTCCTTCTGGGCCGGCCCACTTTCTCACCTGATCCACTAATAAAAACCCCAGCAACCTCGGGCCCCACCCCATCAGACTTCAAGTGGGGACCAGGAACATCAACCGGCAAATCTTCTCTCCCCTCATGATTACCTTCAACGTCGCATTCATTATTCCCATGCACCTTGGAACCATTTGCATGGGAACTCGAAGCCTTCTCCACCGGTGACTGCTCGGCTTCCCCGATTCCATCCGACGCGTGATTCTCCACATTCTCATCATCGCCGGAAAAAAGCATATCGTCAACCGGAGAGAATTCCGAGGACGGAGATCCATCAGAGCTAGACTCGGAGAGACGCCGAAGACAGTCTGGCACCCAGACCTCATGATCTTCCTCGACCCCAATTCTGAACGATCTGTTTTTCCATCTCAAAACTACCTCATCCTCCGTCAAACGCGAATGGCTAACCAGCACCCCAATCCTGACAAACGACagatcaaaatcatcatcaaaagACTTCGGCACATGTAGAACCTTTCCAAACAACTCGCCTATCTGGCTCAGAACATCAGAATCTAACAAGTGCAAAGGAACCCCACTCAACTTCAACCATGCAACCTTTTCGAGAGGAAGCGTCTGACCTCTCCAAGGATCCAGCTTGGTAAACCAAGGCTCCCAGATAATCTTGTGTTCCAAAAACCGGTTCACCGACTCTTCATCATGAAACGATATTAACAGAGATAAGCCACCAAGATATTGAACATTGGAAACAGTGATCTTGGCGATATTGAGGAGCCTATCCATGTCCACCAAGGTTTCCAGATTTGCTGCTCTACCCACCACCGCCAACCCATGACAATCCCTAAACGCCTCCACCCTATCCGGAACCACAATGACCTTCTCAACAGGCCTCGGTTTTAATGTTCAACATTAACTTTTGTTACAATAACTTaatgagtaaacttccgtttagctccctgtggtttggtcactttaacggttttgccccaaacctttaaaaatagccattttactccaataatttgctatggtttttccattttgctccccgcctctaactccatccaaattgtatggagcaaaatggaaaaaccatagcaaacttttggaggaaaatgactatttttaaaggtttggggcaaaaccgttaaggTGATCAAACCACAgagagcaaaacggaagtttactctaactTAATTTAAGATTTTATGTTATcatataaaacacatttgtatgaaaaTAAGAAGGCAACCCATGGACTCATCAAGTTGACTCAAACCCAACTTGTTTAGCTAATCTATATACAGGTTTATTATGACCTAACCTAACCTGGATCCattaacaaactataaataaacAACATTTGTATGCATATAAGTGTGTACCTGTTTAAGGTGGTTTTCAAAACGAAAAATTGATGTTTCAACGTGTGGGATCCTAAATCaacttaattattattttctatatTTTACGTTGCAGTCTAATTTCTTTACATTAATACACTGTAACTTCAGTATTGGTTGTCGCTAGCGACGGTGTGGTATTGGTGCTATTCGATACGGTTTTACGCTCCCGCCGCATTACGACGGGTGGTAAATCTTGTTTTAACTAAATTAAACTGAATTTGTTAAATCTAGTTGGCATAAGATGACAAAACGACTAATATAATTAGTaagttatttaatatatatatatatataggtagaggatcctgtaaaaagtgctcaaagtgtaagaagtgtgagaagtatattataacactatatataatactatataacaccatataaacaccgtataacaatatgtaacaccatataataccatataacagtatgtaacactatatatcattatataacaaatataacactataggttgtatgatagcatgtctatgatagatgtatagtgttatatttgttatataatgatatatagtgttacataatgttatatggtattatatggtgttacatattgttatacggtgtttatatggtgttatatagtattatatatagtgttataatacacttctcacactttaggccctttttacactatccttaccctatatatatatatatatatatatatatatatatatatatatatatatatatatatatatatatatatatatatatatatatatatatatatatatatatatatatatatatatatatatatatatcatgtgTTATTTCAGCTGGATAAAGTGGTATAACAGAAAAGTTAAAGAGATCATAAATAACTTATCAAATAATTAGTGAATTGAAGTAatcaaatattattatttttttcattttcattttgtTTTAACGGGAAAAGGATCAAAATTATCCCTACTTTATTTTTAACATGCCATCATGAACCGGGCCCATAATGAAATCTTTCTGTCACATCTTTAAATTCTCTTTAGCCCCTTCAATGGATATTcacctttttttattttaaaattataaaatatcTTAAAGAAAGCAAACTTAAACAACACTGGAAATACACATATAATAGACACCTGGTTCATTATTAGTCAATAAATATtgaatataaatttttttttttttttttttttttttttttttttttttttttgaacggctaaatATTGAATATAAATGATTAGTGAATCGCCTTAAACGTAttaatataaacacacacacaatcAAATATCCGAAATATTTTATGGTATTTTATTTAATCAAAGTAAAgaaatttaaacaaaatattGGTGATTAAAAAGTTTTTTCAtttgaataaaaaaactaaaTGTTCACATTTTAGAAATTTGGTTACAAGTTTGACAAATAATTTGTATAATACTAAAGAGTTTAATGAGTTAAAAGGTGTGTACAGGTGGGGTCACCTCTTTTCAAccaataatttttgtttttaattttgtttaatagggagCTTTAAACAATTGCATGCAAGTTAAAAGAAGTGGCTTTAAAGCCTCTCATATGATGTGATGCCTATGTGGATCTGACGTGTCGTGATAAAGCCCTTAGAGGTTTTATACCACACCATCCAGGCTTAGCTTTCAAGTTTCAACCGAGTGTCAACCTTCACTCAGCACCTATAAATATTCATCAAAGCCCAAAATTAAAGCTAATACTATATCCACTTATCCTCCAATCGTAACTCGTGTATGGCCCACAGTGGAGCAGTGACCAACACCAATGCAAAATTTTCAAATTGGTTCATCTTCGATCAACATTAATAGGTAACGTAATCGCCTGCCATTCACATTTACAATGTTGGTATAAATACAGAGAGATGAGATCAATTAGGATCTCGTAAATATGGATATGACCAATTACAATCAATTACaataattataataaatgtgATGGAGCGTCTATTACTCCCCCGCAGTCAAAGCGGGAGGAGAGCGAATGCTGAGAGTGGTACGAAAATCTTCAAATAGAACCCGAGGAAGGCCTTTGGTGAAAATGTCTGCTATCTGATAGCGGGTTGGAACATGAAGAATGCGGACTTGTCCACGTTGTACCTGTTCGCGAACAAAATGAATATCAAGCTCAATGTGTTTGGTCCGCTGATGTTGAACCGGGTTGCCTGAGAGGTATATGGCACTAATGTTATCACAGTAAACTAGAGTTGCCTTTGTAAGAGGCTGATGGAGTTCTAAGAGGAGATTTCGAAGCCAGCACACTTCAGCAACAACATTTGCAACGGCGCGGTATTCAGCCTCGGCACTGGAACGAGAGATAGTCGGCCGGCGCTTGGAGGACCAGGAGATGAGACAGTCTCCATAATAAACACAATAACCACTGGTGGAGCGTCTGGTGTCAGGGCAACCGGCCCAGTCGGCATCAGGTAagcaagaagctaaggattcTTGTGAGAACCCAAAGTGAGGCCAAGATCAAGAGTCCCTTGTATGTATCGAATAATACGTTTCAGGGCATTCCAATGGTCAGTCTTAGGAGCATGCATGTGCATACAAACCTGTTGAACCGCATAACTGATGTCGGGCCGAGTGAAAGTTAAGTATTGTAGCGCGCCCGCAAGGCTTCTGTATAAGGTAGGGTTCTCGAAATCAGTTCCAGATGAGGCACTAAGTTTGGAGTTAGTGTCGACTGGTGTGGCCGCGGGTTTGCAGGAGGTCATACCTGCCTTCTCAATGATGTCAGAGGCATAGCTCTGCTGAGATAAAAACATTGAGTCACCCGAGCGTTTGACATGGATGCCAAAAAATAGACTGAGTGTGCCGAGGTCTTTCATAGCGAATTCCttgaaaaggagagagagaaGATGTTCCCGTAGACCTGTAGTCGAGGTAACAAGAAGAATATCATCAACGTAGAGTAGAAGGTAAGCCGTGTGGCCCGCACTGTCGAGAATGAAGAGAGATGCATCACAGCGACTCTGAACAAAGCCAAGGGTTAATACATAATCAGTAAATCGCTGGTACCAGGCCCTAGGGGCCTGTTTGAGCCCGTAGAGAGACATCTTAAGTAAGCAAACATGGTCTGGAAATTCTTTGCTGCGGAAACCTAGAGGTTGGTGCATGTAGACCGTCTCATGTAAATGACCGTGCAAAAAAGTGTTGGTAACATCAAGCTGATGAACAGGCCATCATTTGGATAATGCAAGAGATAAGACTGTCCTGATTGTAGCTGGTTTGATGACAGGACTGAAAGTATCGCCACAATCAATACCAACCTGTTGAGACTGACCATCACAAACCAATCGCGCCTTGTATCGT
This genomic stretch from Helianthus annuus cultivar XRQ/B chromosome 8, HanXRQr2.0-SUNRISE, whole genome shotgun sequence harbors:
- the LOC110902058 gene encoding uncharacterized protein LOC110902058, which codes for MVEWESLRAAVSAVTLSAGSDRWKWLGSGSGEFSVAAVKRSIVSSRDFSNRYVMKWSKWVPKKCNIFAWRAEMNRIPTVEALEKRGMFLFDDGCKFCNEGLDSVTHIFTVCPIALGVWERISFWCRIPRFFIFSFKDLVEIHKFGIRSSVERKAIHGIVLSACWMLWKARNNLRFNDKKSSIEEVFSEIMVVSFYWFKYRVKKGSFEWGDWCKFVNM